From a single Deltaproteobacteria bacterium genomic region:
- a CDS encoding flippase, which yields MHNLLKNIRFGINSTVGKNIISLYLLQISYYVLPLITVPYLVRVLGPEKFGLVAFGQSLITFFVLIVNYGFDLTATREISVKRRSNEVVSGIACSVWSAKTILCSFGLVVLLLTILFVPKMSQNSLLLLILFGIAIGNLLFPNWLFLGLERMKAISVINLSMRSVTTAGVFILIRNPDDYLIYAGLLSFQWIFAGIAGVVFAIVRLKIRIKVPSLSQIFEVLSNGWTLFLSNIAQSIYYSGNSFILGMLTNYTAVGYYSAAEKIALSLLGLFRPMAQAVYPRFSRMASSSKNSVLFWGKRLIFVMGGLGFVAAITVFLGAPLIVRIVLGPGYEPSIIVLQILSLLPFLAALSDVLSIQIMLPFSKDRFYTLIRVFTASLHVVIALLLIPRFNIAGMASTLIISQTLILASTFMFLSHWKLTPFHHEADEKMPTSTVKSRT from the coding sequence ATGCATAATCTCTTAAAAAATATCCGCTTCGGAATAAACAGCACTGTTGGCAAAAACATTATATCACTCTACTTGCTGCAGATTTCCTATTATGTTCTGCCGCTCATAACTGTTCCGTATCTTGTTCGTGTTTTAGGGCCGGAGAAATTCGGACTGGTAGCTTTCGGGCAAAGCCTGATAACATTTTTCGTATTAATTGTTAACTACGGCTTCGATCTTACGGCGACAAGAGAAATTTCGGTAAAGCGGAGAAGCAATGAGGTAGTGAGTGGTATCGCGTGCAGTGTCTGGTCCGCGAAAACCATCCTGTGCTCTTTTGGACTGGTTGTTCTTCTTTTGACGATCTTGTTTGTGCCGAAAATGAGCCAGAATTCCCTCCTGTTGCTAATTTTATTCGGCATAGCAATCGGTAATTTGCTCTTTCCAAACTGGCTTTTCCTCGGACTGGAGAGGATGAAGGCTATATCGGTAATTAATTTGTCGATGCGTTCGGTAACTACCGCTGGGGTCTTTATTCTTATTCGAAACCCCGATGATTATTTGATTTACGCAGGGCTTCTTTCATTTCAGTGGATATTTGCCGGAATCGCGGGTGTTGTGTTTGCAATCGTAAGACTTAAGATTCGTATAAAAGTTCCAAGCCTCTCGCAGATTTTTGAAGTTCTATCAAACGGATGGACATTGTTTTTGTCTAACATCGCTCAAAGCATTTACTATTCGGGAAATAGCTTCATTTTAGGTATGTTGACAAATTATACCGCAGTGGGGTATTACAGCGCGGCAGAGAAAATCGCGCTTTCCCTTCTAGGCCTCTTCAGACCGATGGCTCAGGCAGTTTATCCAAGGTTTAGCCGGATGGCTTCATCGTCCAAAAACTCGGTTCTTTTCTGGGGAAAAAGATTGATATTCGTCATGGGCGGCCTGGGCTTTGTAGCAGCTATAACCGTATTTTTAGGCGCGCCATTGATTGTGAGAATAGTTTTAGGACCCGGCTACGAACCTTCGATAATCGTCCTGCAGATTCTGTCCCTGTTGCCGTTTCTTGCGGCCCTTTCAGATGTGTTGAGCATACAGATCATGCTACCTTTCAGCAAGGACAGATTTTATACTCTCATTCGCGTATTCACAGCCTCTTTACATGTTGTGATCGCCCTATTACTTATTCCCAGATTCAATATCGCCGGCATGGCCAGTACTCTGATTATAAGCCAGACTCTTATATTGGCTTCTACTTTCATGTTTCTATCACACTGGAAGCTCACCCCTTTTCATCACGAAGCCGATGAGAAGATGCCTACGAGTACTGTAAAGTCCAGAACCTGA
- a CDS encoding sugar transferase, which yields MNLLNLKTQERYSKVVFYNRAEENWQWSNTANLLIDIFFILISTSLVFYIRFASALYVESLVTNSWVSFTSYEFFPNYVGFLVLYIALIVLLFKNYELYHMRLDRLWVDEALLVFKSVSIATLIMMVVMYLSKQQVSRFVVLFSWALNIFMLAGWRYVGHKRVERNIKNGDGLRRVLIVGAGRVGQKLANILQNNNHLGLEVKGFVDDFKRGEGILGRISDVPQILQSQFIDEVYVTIPSERELVKTVAKEALSHKADIKVIPDLLDGIVPQSRPLSIGFFGDLPIMEIYRKPIPELGLFIKRVMDLACGLAMFVVTLPVLIAVAIIIKIDSPDGPVIYCSKRVGKKGKFFNCYKFRTMSANADDLKDELRELNERSGPFFKIKDDPRITKVGKFLRKYSLDEFPQMFNLINGDMSLVGPRPHPLDDFKLYDLEGYRRLDVKPGITSLWAVEARNDPSFELNMELDLFYIENWSIWLDIKILLKTVPTVLKGSGI from the coding sequence ATGAACCTGCTTAACTTAAAAACACAAGAGCGTTATTCGAAAGTAGTGTTTTATAATCGCGCCGAGGAAAATTGGCAATGGTCGAATACCGCCAATTTGTTAATCGATATATTTTTTATTCTCATCAGCACTTCTCTGGTTTTCTATATACGGTTTGCCTCTGCGCTCTATGTAGAAAGTCTTGTAACGAATAGCTGGGTTTCATTCACGAGTTACGAATTCTTTCCTAATTACGTCGGTTTCCTTGTGCTCTACATTGCGCTTATTGTGCTTCTTTTCAAAAACTACGAGCTATATCACATGCGTTTGGACAGGTTATGGGTGGATGAAGCGCTGCTGGTGTTCAAAAGTGTATCCATAGCCACGCTCATAATGATGGTGGTCATGTATCTGTCCAAGCAGCAGGTATCCAGGTTCGTCGTGCTTTTTAGCTGGGCGCTCAATATTTTTATGCTGGCGGGATGGAGATACGTCGGACATAAAAGGGTTGAAAGAAATATAAAAAATGGCGACGGGTTGAGAAGGGTTCTAATTGTCGGCGCCGGAAGAGTGGGACAAAAGCTTGCTAATATACTTCAAAATAATAATCATCTCGGGTTAGAGGTAAAGGGTTTTGTCGATGATTTTAAACGGGGTGAGGGTATTCTGGGCCGGATAAGCGATGTGCCCCAGATTTTACAGAGTCAGTTTATTGACGAGGTGTATGTCACTATACCTTCCGAGAGAGAACTGGTAAAAACCGTTGCCAAAGAGGCATTGAGCCATAAAGCCGATATAAAGGTCATACCGGATCTCCTTGACGGTATTGTCCCGCAGAGTCGTCCTCTGTCTATCGGATTCTTCGGCGATCTGCCCATAATGGAAATATACAGGAAGCCTATACCGGAGCTGGGTCTTTTTATTAAAAGGGTGATGGATCTCGCATGCGGTCTAGCTATGTTTGTCGTTACGCTTCCGGTTCTTATAGCTGTTGCCATTATAATTAAAATAGACTCTCCGGACGGGCCCGTTATTTATTGCTCCAAGCGAGTGGGCAAGAAGGGGAAATTCTTTAATTGCTACAAGTTCCGCACGATGTCGGCGAACGCAGACGATCTCAAGGACGAGCTCCGGGAACTCAATGAGAGAAGCGGTCCTTTTTTCAAGATAAAGGATGATCCGCGTATTACTAAGGTAGGAAAGTTTCTGAGAAAATACAGCCTGGACGAGTTTCCGCAGATGTTCAACCTTATAAACGGGGACATGAGTCTCGTCGGGCCGAGACCTCACCCTCTCGATGACTTTAAACTCTATGATCTCGAGGGTTATCGGAGACTCGATGTGAAACCCGGAATAACGAGCCTCTGGGCGGTGGAGGCTAGAAACGATCCTTCTTTCGAACTTAATATGGAGCTTGACCTGTTTTACATTGAAAACTGGAGCATATGGCTGGATATAAAAATTCTCTTGAAAACCGTTCCCACTGTGCTGAAAGGCTCCGGTATATAA
- a CDS encoding cupin domain-containing protein has product MNTNEIKKIPKPWGHEIWWALTDKYVGKILHVRKGESLSYQYHEVKDETILLYSGRMTLEIEESGKEKEEVTLLPGESVRITPFTKHRMIAKEDCDIFEVSTPEVDDVVRLEDRYGRV; this is encoded by the coding sequence GTGAATACAAACGAGATCAAAAAGATTCCGAAACCGTGGGGCCACGAGATATGGTGGGCCCTTACAGATAAATACGTAGGGAAGATACTACATGTCAGAAAGGGTGAGTCTCTGAGCTATCAGTACCATGAAGTAAAGGACGAGACTATACTCCTTTACAGCGGCCGGATGACGCTCGAAATAGAAGAATCGGGTAAAGAGAAAGAGGAAGTGACCTTGCTTCCCGGCGAATCGGTAAGAATTACGCCCTTTACCAAGCATCGCATGATAGCGAAAGAAGATTGCGATATATTCGAGGTGTCTACGCCCGAAGTAGATGACGTAGTGAGACTCGAAGACAGATACGGCAGGGTTTGA